The Streptomyces sp. NBC_01268 genome window below encodes:
- a CDS encoding FBP domain-containing protein produces the protein MEPLTDKQIRASFVNCTKGDAARMKTPLDFAELPWPDLDFLGWVDPGAPLRAHLVVPRPDGPVGVTLRVPAVGRTSAVKSSMCQICLTAHASSGVTLLAAPLAGSRGREGNTVGTYVCADLACPLYVRGRREPRLRGIRQEESLSVAERVDRMMGNLHGFVDRVTAG, from the coding sequence GTGGAACCTCTGACCGACAAACAGATCCGTGCGTCCTTCGTTAACTGCACGAAGGGCGACGCGGCCCGGATGAAGACGCCGCTCGACTTCGCCGAGCTGCCCTGGCCCGACCTCGACTTCCTCGGCTGGGTCGACCCGGGCGCGCCGCTCCGCGCCCATCTCGTCGTGCCGCGCCCGGACGGCCCGGTCGGCGTCACCCTGCGGGTGCCCGCGGTGGGCCGGACGAGCGCCGTGAAGTCGAGCATGTGCCAGATCTGCCTGACCGCGCACGCCTCGTCCGGCGTGACCCTGCTGGCCGCGCCGCTCGCGGGCAGCCGCGGCCGGGAGGGCAACACCGTGGGCACGTACGTCTGCGCCGACCTGGCCTGCCCGCTCTACGTGCGCGGCAGGCGGGAGCCCCGGCTGCGCGGCATCCGGCAGGAGGAGTCCCTCAGCGTGGCGGAGCGGGTCGACCGGATGATGGGCAACCTGCACGGCTTCGTGGACCGGGTGACCGCGGGCTAG
- a CDS encoding acyl-CoA dehydrogenase family protein, which translates to MKSSPQPSRSSQSASVHPLDLLAIDGLLTDEEREIRRTVRAAADRDLRPHVAGWFDEGAIPARELARTLGGLGVLGMHLEGYGCAGTNSVAYGLACMELEAVDSGLRSLVSVQGSLAMYAIWKFGSEEQKQRWLPGMAAGEYIGCFGLTEPDAGSDPGAMRTHAKRDGADWVLNGTKMWITNGSVADVAVVWARTEDGVRGFVVPTDTPGFSAPEIKRKLSLRASVTSELVMDDVRLPADAMLPEARGLSGPLGCLNEARFGIVFGALGAARDCLETALSYAGDRTVFARPLSSYQLTQAKLADMSLELGKGMLLALHLGRLKDAGELTPEQISVGKLNNVREAIAIARECRTILGANGITLEYPVLRHANNLESVLTYEGTSEVHALVIGKALTGEQAFR; encoded by the coding sequence GTGAAGTCGTCGCCGCAGCCGTCGCGTTCCTCGCAGTCCGCGTCCGTCCACCCCCTCGATCTGCTCGCGATCGACGGACTGCTGACCGACGAGGAGCGCGAGATCCGCCGCACCGTCCGGGCGGCCGCCGACCGCGACCTGCGCCCGCACGTGGCCGGCTGGTTCGACGAGGGCGCCATCCCCGCCCGCGAACTCGCCCGCACCCTCGGGGGACTCGGCGTCCTCGGCATGCACCTGGAGGGCTACGGCTGCGCGGGCACCAACTCCGTCGCGTACGGTCTGGCCTGCATGGAGCTGGAGGCCGTCGACTCCGGCCTGCGCTCGCTCGTCTCCGTCCAGGGCTCGCTCGCCATGTACGCCATCTGGAAGTTCGGCTCCGAGGAGCAGAAGCAGCGCTGGCTGCCCGGGATGGCCGCGGGCGAGTACATCGGCTGCTTCGGCCTCACCGAGCCGGACGCCGGGTCCGACCCCGGCGCCATGCGCACCCACGCCAAGCGCGACGGCGCGGACTGGGTACTCAACGGCACCAAGATGTGGATCACCAACGGCTCCGTCGCCGACGTGGCCGTCGTCTGGGCCCGCACCGAGGACGGCGTCCGCGGCTTCGTCGTCCCCACCGACACCCCCGGGTTCAGCGCGCCCGAGATCAAGCGGAAGCTCTCCCTGCGCGCCAGCGTCACCAGCGAGCTCGTCATGGACGACGTGCGCCTGCCCGCCGACGCGATGCTGCCCGAGGCCCGCGGTCTCTCCGGCCCCCTCGGCTGCCTGAACGAGGCCCGTTTCGGCATCGTCTTCGGCGCGCTCGGCGCGGCCCGCGACTGCCTGGAGACCGCCCTCTCCTACGCCGGCGACCGCACCGTCTTCGCCCGGCCGCTCTCCTCGTACCAGCTGACCCAGGCCAAGCTGGCCGACATGTCCCTGGAACTCGGCAAGGGCATGCTGCTCGCCCTCCACCTCGGCCGCCTCAAGGACGCGGGCGAACTGACCCCCGAGCAGATCAGCGTCGGCAAGCTGAACAACGTCCGCGAGGCCATCGCCATCGCCCGCGAGTGCCGCACCATCCTCGGCGCCAACGGCATCACCCTGGAGTACCCGGTGCTGCGCCACGCCAACAACCTGGAGTCGGTCCTCACCTACGAGGGCACCAGCGAGGTGCACGCCCTGGTCATCGGCAAGGCGCTCACCGGCGAGCAGGCCTTCCGCTGA
- a CDS encoding CaiB/BaiF CoA transferase family protein: MPMDHPETLPPGALSGIVVADFGRVLAGPYMTMLLADLGAEVVKIERPGTGDDTRAWGPPFAEGQATYFLGVNRNKRSVTLDLTDPAGLAAARAIVDRADVLVENFRPGTMDRLGLGYEEVRASNPGLVYCSVTGFGTAEGAHLPGYDLLVQAMGGLMSVTGDPGGTGTKAGVALVDVITGLHAGLGVLAALRHRERTGEGQRVQVSLLTSLLSALTNQAAAHLAAGVVPRAMGNRHPSIAPYEEFGASDRPLVLAVGNDRQFRVLCERIGRPGLADDPRFATNTARVAHREELVEELAGPLARRTADEWFEELTGAGVPCGPINDLEAAFALADRLGLAPRVPAGTAGPGQVAHPITLGATPAAYRTAPPRLGEHTDELLAELAHREA, translated from the coding sequence ATGCCCATGGACCATCCGGAGACGCTCCCTCCGGGCGCCTTGTCCGGAATCGTCGTCGCCGACTTCGGCCGGGTGCTCGCCGGCCCGTACATGACGATGCTCCTCGCGGACCTCGGGGCCGAGGTGGTGAAGATCGAGCGGCCGGGCACCGGCGACGACACCCGCGCGTGGGGCCCGCCGTTCGCCGAGGGGCAGGCCACCTACTTCCTCGGCGTGAACCGCAACAAGCGTTCCGTCACGCTCGATCTGACCGACCCCGCCGGCCTGGCGGCCGCCCGCGCGATCGTCGACCGCGCCGACGTCCTCGTGGAGAACTTCCGCCCCGGCACGATGGACCGGCTCGGCCTCGGCTACGAGGAGGTGCGGGCCTCCAACCCGGGGCTCGTCTACTGCTCGGTGACCGGCTTCGGCACGGCGGAGGGCGCCCACCTGCCCGGCTACGACCTGCTCGTCCAGGCCATGGGCGGCCTCATGAGCGTCACCGGCGACCCCGGCGGCACCGGCACCAAGGCGGGCGTCGCCCTCGTCGACGTGATCACCGGTCTGCACGCGGGCCTCGGCGTCCTCGCCGCCCTGCGGCACCGCGAACGCACCGGCGAGGGCCAGCGGGTGCAGGTCTCGCTGCTCACCTCGCTGCTCTCGGCGCTCACCAACCAGGCCGCCGCGCACCTCGCCGCCGGGGTCGTCCCGCGCGCCATGGGCAACCGGCACCCGAGCATCGCCCCGTACGAGGAGTTCGGGGCGAGCGACCGCCCCCTGGTGCTGGCCGTCGGCAACGACCGGCAGTTCCGCGTGCTGTGCGAGCGGATCGGGCGCCCCGGCCTCGCCGACGACCCCCGGTTCGCCACCAACACCGCCCGCGTCGCCCATCGCGAGGAGCTGGTCGAGGAGCTCGCCGGGCCGCTCGCGCGGCGCACCGCCGACGAGTGGTTCGAGGAGCTCACGGGCGCCGGTGTGCCCTGCGGACCCATCAACGACCTCGAAGCCGCCTTCGCCCTCGCCGACCGCCTGGGACTCGCCCCGCGCGTTCCGGCCGGGACCGCGGGACCCGGACAGGTCGCCCACCCGATCACGCTCGGGGCGACCCCCGCCGCCTACCGGACCGCTCCCCCGCGCCTGGGCGAGCACACCGACGAGCTGCTGGCCGAACTGGCGCACCGCGAGGCCTGA
- a CDS encoding GntR family transcriptional regulator gives MSSAVEKRRPPTVQQFVLAELRRAITSGELRPGGAIRQETLAARLDVSRVPLREALKALEAEGLVVHHVHRGYFVAELSLEDLEEIYRIRRLLETEAVRTAAHRMPDGTLDALEEIQREVERAADAGDVAAMAQANRRFHFTLIEASGMPRLVRLIGTLWDATDAYRSLYYTEGIHREQAVHEHRGVMSALAEGDADATVRWLDEHRDHAVAALRAVLAPA, from the coding sequence ATGAGCAGCGCGGTGGAGAAGCGGCGGCCACCGACCGTCCAGCAGTTCGTCCTGGCCGAGCTGCGACGCGCCATCACCTCCGGGGAGTTGCGGCCGGGCGGTGCGATCCGGCAGGAGACCCTGGCGGCGCGGCTCGACGTCAGCCGGGTCCCGCTGCGCGAGGCCCTGAAGGCGCTGGAGGCCGAGGGGCTGGTGGTGCACCACGTCCACCGGGGTTACTTCGTCGCCGAGTTGTCCCTGGAGGACCTGGAGGAGATCTACCGGATCCGGCGGCTCCTGGAGACGGAGGCCGTGCGCACCGCGGCGCACCGCATGCCGGACGGCACGCTCGACGCCCTGGAGGAGATACAGCGCGAGGTCGAACGCGCGGCCGACGCCGGGGACGTCGCGGCGATGGCCCAGGCCAACCGACGCTTCCACTTCACGCTGATCGAGGCCTCCGGCATGCCCCGCCTGGTGCGCCTCATCGGCACGCTCTGGGACGCGACCGACGCCTACCGCTCGCTCTACTACACCGAGGGCATCCACCGGGAGCAGGCCGTCCACGAGCACCGCGGGGTCATGTCGGCGCTGGCCGAAGGCGACGCCGACGCGACGGTGCGGTGGCTGGACGAGCACCGGGACCACGCGGTCGCCGCACTGCGCGCGGTGCTCGCCCCGGCGTGA
- a CDS encoding FAD-dependent monooxygenase — MRSDSDTLSGGPRPRTDGTDGRGVLDVLVVGAGPVGLTAAAELRRRGTGVRIVERLPARLLYAKAIGIQPRTLEVWDRMGCVRAALEAAVPLRGQLLYVDGVERSRFDLVLPPEVPYRFAALPQYETERILEEFLTGFGTRVERGTELVSFGQDADGVTARLVSASDTGPPVEEEVRCRYLVGCDGAHSVVRKQLGLGFEGGAFPEEYMLGDVVVDWDLPPWYAVRSTRPGGADGADDDVLVCIPLPGQGRYRVSMRMSPELSAHRAEGPAPGDGVAHGLDGGARAPGLADIQEVLDRLSPRPATASELRWSSVFRISHRLVDRYGEGRAFLAGDAAHIHPPTGAQGMNTGIQDAYNLAWKLSLAVEGIASPGLLASYDAERHPVGEEVVGRTVRHASGGVQADPEDPETLLMREAQLLVGYRGSPLTDGSTAGAATGAAGRDEGGAAGVDRAGPRPGDRVPDCTGLTTVLATQPLRLYDLLRGRDHVLLLYGDDRTADGFVRLAARAAESSHGAVRACVLLAAGGTSTDGVGVPGLPVYRDTRGEFARLCSVRAPTALLVRPDGYLGARLHPPTEEGLAEALARVFRT, encoded by the coding sequence ATGCGCAGCGACAGCGACACCCTCAGTGGCGGGCCCCGGCCCCGCACGGACGGGACGGACGGGCGGGGCGTCCTGGACGTGCTGGTCGTCGGCGCGGGACCGGTCGGGCTGACCGCGGCCGCCGAGCTGCGCCGTCGCGGCACGGGCGTGCGGATCGTCGAGCGGCTGCCGGCCCGCCTCCTGTACGCCAAGGCGATCGGCATCCAGCCCCGCACCCTGGAGGTCTGGGACCGGATGGGCTGCGTGCGGGCCGCGCTGGAGGCGGCCGTCCCGCTGCGCGGACAGCTCCTCTACGTCGACGGCGTCGAGCGGTCCCGGTTCGACCTGGTGCTGCCGCCCGAGGTGCCGTACCGCTTCGCCGCGCTGCCGCAGTACGAGACGGAGCGGATCCTGGAGGAGTTCCTGACCGGCTTCGGGACCCGGGTCGAACGGGGCACGGAGCTCGTGTCGTTCGGACAGGACGCGGACGGCGTGACCGCCCGGCTCGTTTCGGCCAGTGACACGGGGCCGCCGGTCGAGGAGGAGGTCCGCTGCCGGTATCTGGTGGGCTGCGACGGCGCGCACAGCGTGGTGCGCAAGCAGCTCGGTCTCGGCTTCGAGGGCGGGGCGTTCCCCGAGGAGTACATGCTGGGCGACGTGGTCGTCGACTGGGACCTGCCACCCTGGTACGCGGTCCGCTCGACGCGCCCGGGCGGCGCGGACGGCGCCGATGACGACGTCCTGGTGTGCATCCCGCTGCCGGGGCAAGGGCGTTACCGCGTGTCGATGCGGATGTCGCCGGAACTCTCCGCGCACCGCGCCGAGGGCCCCGCACCGGGTGACGGGGTCGCCCACGGCCTGGACGGCGGCGCGCGGGCGCCGGGGCTCGCCGACATCCAGGAGGTCCTGGACCGGCTCTCGCCCCGCCCGGCGACCGCCTCGGAACTGCGCTGGTCCTCGGTGTTCCGCATCAGCCACCGGCTGGTCGACCGGTACGGCGAGGGCCGGGCGTTCCTCGCGGGCGACGCGGCGCACATCCATCCGCCGACCGGCGCGCAGGGCATGAACACCGGCATCCAGGACGCCTACAACCTGGCGTGGAAGCTCTCCCTCGCCGTCGAGGGGATCGCGAGCCCCGGGCTCCTCGCCAGCTACGACGCCGAGCGGCACCCGGTGGGCGAGGAGGTCGTCGGCCGCACCGTGCGGCACGCGAGCGGGGGCGTCCAGGCCGATCCGGAGGACCCGGAGACGCTGCTGATGCGCGAGGCGCAACTGCTCGTCGGCTACCGGGGCAGTCCGCTCACGGACGGGAGCACCGCGGGCGCGGCGACCGGCGCCGCCGGTCGCGACGAGGGCGGGGCCGCCGGCGTGGACCGCGCGGGCCCGCGGCCCGGCGACCGGGTCCCGGACTGCACGGGCCTCACCACCGTGCTGGCCACCCAACCCCTGCGCCTGTACGACCTGTTGCGGGGCCGGGACCACGTGCTGCTGCTGTACGGCGACGACCGGACGGCCGACGGCTTCGTCCGACTCGCCGCGCGGGCGGCGGAGTCGTCGCACGGCGCCGTGCGGGCCTGCGTGCTGCTCGCCGCCGGCGGGACGTCCACCGACGGGGTGGGCGTGCCGGGGCTTCCGGTCTACCGGGACACGCGCGGCGAGTTCGCCCGGCTGTGCTCCGTACGGGCGCCAACGGCCCTGCTCGTACGGCCCGATGGCTACCTGGGGGCCCGACTGCACCCGCCCACGGAGGAAGGCCTCGCCGAGGCGCTCGCGCGCGTGTTCCGCACGTGA
- a CDS encoding serine hydrolase domain-containing protein, whose translation MRYSQARWRKLCTGAALAGTLAVPAAAGAAYGVTVPAPPPPAAASTSVTAPSPSGDGFPQLSPAVAAKLDTAIRGVMSEAKVPGVMVALSAPGKGEYIRAFGTADKATGQQMSPGLYMRIGSETKTFTVTALLQLVDQGKVGLDDPIGKYITGVPNGDRITLRELAGMRSGLFNYSADEDFFKALTSNPRRPFTPQQLLAYSFKHPVNFEPGAEFEYCNTNTILLGLLVEKVSGLPLHDYIARNVVRPAGLPHTLFPTGAEFPQPHAHGYTNQTATGQIEDATDWNPSWGWAAGAMISDLQDMRTWARVLATGTLLTPETQAQRLKTAPTGMPDTGYGLGIFKVEGWTGHNGSLPGYESLTVYLPQERATLVVLLNTDILHDQIEPSTLFGKAITEIVTPDHVYDLPKPTEPAASTPPASTSPASTPPGSTAPGSTPPVTRYPTP comes from the coding sequence GTGAGGTACTCGCAGGCGCGTTGGCGCAAGCTCTGCACCGGTGCGGCCCTCGCCGGCACCCTGGCCGTCCCGGCGGCCGCGGGAGCCGCGTACGGCGTGACGGTCCCCGCTCCACCGCCACCGGCCGCCGCCTCGACGTCCGTCACCGCGCCCTCCCCCTCGGGGGACGGTTTCCCCCAGCTCAGCCCGGCCGTCGCCGCGAAGCTGGACACGGCGATCCGGGGCGTCATGAGCGAGGCGAAGGTCCCCGGCGTGATGGTGGCGCTGTCCGCGCCCGGCAAGGGCGAGTACATCCGCGCCTTCGGCACCGCCGACAAGGCGACGGGGCAGCAGATGAGCCCGGGGCTGTACATGCGGATCGGCAGCGAGACCAAGACCTTCACGGTGACCGCGCTGCTCCAGCTGGTGGACCAGGGCAAGGTCGGCCTCGACGACCCGATCGGCAAGTACATCACCGGAGTCCCGAACGGGGACCGCATCACCCTGCGAGAGCTCGCCGGAATGCGCAGCGGTCTGTTCAACTACTCGGCGGACGAGGACTTCTTCAAGGCCCTCACGTCCAACCCCCGACGCCCCTTCACCCCGCAGCAGTTGCTCGCCTACTCCTTCAAGCACCCGGTCAACTTCGAGCCCGGCGCGGAGTTCGAGTACTGCAACACCAACACGATCCTGCTGGGCCTGCTGGTCGAGAAGGTCAGCGGCCTGCCGCTGCACGACTACATCGCGAGGAACGTCGTCCGGCCCGCCGGTCTCCCGCACACGCTCTTCCCGACCGGCGCGGAGTTCCCGCAGCCGCACGCCCACGGCTACACCAACCAGACGGCGACGGGACAGATCGAGGACGCCACCGACTGGAACCCGTCCTGGGGCTGGGCGGCCGGCGCGATGATCTCCGACCTCCAGGACATGCGCACCTGGGCCAGGGTCCTCGCCACGGGCACGCTGCTGACCCCCGAGACGCAGGCGCAGCGGCTGAAGACCGCCCCGACGGGGATGCCCGACACGGGCTACGGCCTCGGCATCTTCAAGGTCGAGGGCTGGACCGGCCACAACGGCTCGCTCCCCGGCTACGAGTCGCTGACCGTCTACCTGCCGCAGGAACGGGCCACCCTCGTCGTGCTCCTGAACACCGACATCCTGCACGACCAGATCGAGCCCAGCACCCTGTTCGGCAAGGCGATCACCGAGATCGTGACCCCGGACCACGTGTACGACCTGCCGAAGCCGACCGAACCGGCCGCCTCGACGCCCCCCGCGTCCACGTCTCCCGCGTCCACGCCGCCCGGCTCGACAGCTCCCGGCTCGACACCCCCCGTGACGAGGTACCCGACCCCCTGA
- a CDS encoding CBS domain-containing protein, producing the protein MRHRSVADLMTPTAVSVQPGTPFKEIARLLDEYGITAVPVVDAENRPVGVVSEADLLRRHTAKEGPSTAEAMMSSPVFVARPSWTAVEAARLMERHRVKRLPVVDAEGRLIGVLSRSDLLQLFLRRDRAIQEEILEDVVTRILGLSPASLHIDVAEGRVTLTGTLPRKGVGPIFVRLCEDVDGVVEVVDRLVYGEQGAADPSPGSAAQESA; encoded by the coding sequence ATGAGGCACCGCAGTGTCGCCGACCTCATGACGCCGACCGCCGTGTCGGTACAGCCCGGCACGCCGTTCAAGGAGATCGCGCGGCTGCTCGACGAGTACGGCATCACCGCCGTACCCGTGGTCGACGCGGAGAACCGGCCGGTGGGGGTGGTCTCCGAGGCCGACCTGCTGCGCCGTCACACGGCCAAGGAGGGACCCAGCACCGCCGAGGCCATGATGTCCAGTCCTGTCTTCGTCGCCCGCCCGTCCTGGACGGCGGTCGAGGCGGCGCGGCTGATGGAGCGCCACCGGGTGAAGCGGCTGCCGGTCGTCGACGCGGAGGGACGCCTCATCGGCGTGCTGAGCCGCAGCGACCTGCTCCAGCTGTTCCTGCGGCGGGACCGGGCCATCCAGGAGGAGATCCTGGAGGACGTCGTCACCCGGATCCTCGGCCTCTCCCCCGCGTCCCTCCACATCGACGTGGCCGAAGGCCGGGTGACGCTGACCGGCACGCTGCCCCGCAAGGGCGTCGGGCCGATCTTCGTGCGCCTCTGCGAGGACGTGGACGGGGTGGTGGAGGTGGTGGACCGGCTCGTCTACGGGGAGCAGGGCGCGGCGGACCCCTCACCGGGGTCCGCCGCGCAGGAGAGCGCCTAG
- a CDS encoding DUF7507 domain-containing protein, with amino-acid sequence MSTPPPAPLRVALVNGSFEQPPVTDMAFLPDASQTQAPRSVPGWRTTATDHMIELWHSGFNGVPSADGEQFAELNANQVSTLYQDLPTTPGTKLYWRLYHRGRQGQDTMALDIGAPGGVVEQRTFTDGNTAWGYYTGTYTVPAGQTTTRFAFRSVSAAGGNQGIGNFLDGIFFGTAPHVVLTKTAIPAGPLDVGDVVTYRINARNEGGGAAERLVLTDVLPAGTAYVPGSLRVIDGPNSGVKTDRAGDDQASYDAAANAVVFRLGSDASATQGGSLANTASLPGGTTVEYRVVLGLETAGTRVTNTATAAYENRLGPTPESLTATSDEAVTVVRPAADLDVTKAADDTTVTVGQTVAYRVSVHNAGPSPATGVTVTDRLPDGLVFLSADASRGTYDPGTGQWSVGDLPVGGRATLTLRAKATRTGLITNTASVTAVEKDPDPSDNTDSVKVCVEPAPACCDPCKPRG; translated from the coding sequence ATGAGCACCCCTCCTCCCGCCCCGCTGCGGGTCGCCCTCGTCAACGGAAGCTTCGAGCAACCGCCCGTCACCGACATGGCGTTCCTGCCGGACGCCTCCCAGACGCAGGCCCCGCGGAGCGTCCCGGGCTGGCGCACCACCGCCACGGACCACATGATCGAGTTATGGCACTCCGGCTTCAACGGCGTGCCGTCGGCGGACGGCGAGCAGTTCGCCGAGCTCAACGCCAACCAGGTCTCGACCCTGTACCAGGACCTGCCGACCACCCCCGGCACCAAGCTGTACTGGCGGCTCTACCACCGGGGCCGGCAGGGGCAGGACACCATGGCGCTGGACATCGGCGCCCCGGGCGGCGTGGTCGAGCAGCGCACGTTCACCGACGGGAACACGGCGTGGGGCTACTACACCGGGACCTACACCGTCCCGGCCGGGCAGACCACCACCCGCTTCGCCTTCCGCTCCGTCTCCGCCGCCGGCGGCAACCAGGGGATCGGCAACTTCCTCGACGGGATCTTCTTCGGCACCGCCCCCCACGTGGTGCTCACCAAGACCGCGATCCCGGCCGGCCCGCTGGACGTCGGTGACGTCGTCACGTACCGGATCAACGCGCGGAACGAGGGCGGCGGCGCCGCCGAGCGGCTCGTCCTCACCGACGTGCTGCCCGCCGGCACCGCGTACGTGCCGGGTTCGCTGCGCGTCATCGACGGCCCCAACAGCGGGGTGAAGACCGACCGGGCCGGCGACGACCAGGCCTCCTACGACGCCGCCGCGAACGCGGTCGTCTTCCGGCTGGGCTCCGACGCCTCCGCCACGCAGGGCGGCAGCCTGGCCAACACCGCTTCCCTGCCCGGCGGCACGACCGTCGAGTACCGGGTCGTCCTCGGCCTGGAGACGGCCGGGACGCGCGTCACCAACACGGCGACCGCCGCCTACGAGAACCGGCTCGGCCCCACGCCGGAGTCGCTCACCGCCACGTCCGACGAGGCCGTCACCGTCGTCCGGCCGGCCGCGGACCTGGACGTCACGAAGGCGGCCGACGACACCACCGTCACCGTCGGTCAGACGGTCGCCTACCGGGTGAGCGTCCACAACGCAGGCCCCAGCCCGGCGACCGGGGTCACCGTCACCGACCGGCTCCCGGACGGCCTCGTGTTCCTCTCCGCCGACGCCTCCCGCGGCACGTACGACCCCGGGACCGGGCAGTGGTCGGTCGGCGATCTGCCCGTGGGCGGCCGCGCGACGCTCACCCTGCGGGCGAAGGCGACCAGGACCGGGCTGATCACGAACACCGCCTCGGTCACCGCCGTCGAGAAGGACCCCGACCCGTCCGACAACACCGACTCGGTGAAGGTCTGCGTCGAACCGGCACCGGCCTGCTGCGACCCCTGCAAGCCCCGCGGCTAG
- a CDS encoding DUF1876 domain-containing protein: protein MTRHLEWKVGLDLVEEGGRTRAEAHLDTGTSTLTGRGTARCNPADVDVPAIGDELAASRAMKDLAGQLMREADREMEAVGADTVPRRTGPGYGWPEAVS from the coding sequence ATGACGCGTCACCTGGAGTGGAAGGTCGGCCTGGATCTGGTCGAGGAGGGCGGCAGGACCAGGGCGGAAGCGCACCTGGACACCGGCACCTCGACCCTCACCGGCCGCGGCACCGCCCGGTGCAACCCGGCGGACGTGGACGTGCCGGCGATCGGCGACGAGCTCGCCGCGAGCCGGGCCATGAAGGATCTGGCCGGACAGCTGATGAGGGAGGCCGACCGGGAGATGGAGGCCGTGGGCGCCGACACCGTGCCGCGGCGCACCGGACCCGGATACGGCTGGCCGGAGGCGGTCTCCTGA
- a CDS encoding APC family permease, translated as MASMDVPADLPKQRAQTRAAAPPTLTWVTLALMTTASVASLRAAPTMAVYGLACVFLYLVPAVVFLLPTALVSAELASGWSGGVYRWVAEGLSKPLGFLAVWCQFAMTIFYYPSLLAFVASTIAYVIDPSLASNGVYTAIVIMVLYWTGVWVSSRGMKALAGLSSWGLVIGTLVPGTVLVVLGMVFLGQGNPSAAPMNAGHLLPQWTGLASLVLIVNNFLSYSGMEMNAVHVSSLKDPAKEYPKSMFLAMGLVLLIFILPALAISWVVPADQLSLTAGVMQAFDAFFSYFGVGWMTPIAAVMLISASLGGMLTWLAGPSKGLLEISRSEGYLPPFLQRLNKFGIQQNILVTQGVVTSVIALMYALIPNVSSVYWIFSTITTQVYLIVYLLMFVAAMRLRRNKPDHPRGYRVPMLGLVCTVGLVASLAAMAIGFVPPSQFGGSSVLAYVLFIACGLLVLGLLIPWIFLKVRKPSWRTAAATGGEGASEGDAS; from the coding sequence ATGGCATCGATGGACGTCCCGGCCGATCTGCCGAAACAGCGTGCGCAGACGCGTGCCGCCGCACCGCCCACGCTGACCTGGGTGACGCTCGCGCTGATGACCACCGCCTCGGTGGCGAGCCTGCGGGCGGCACCCACGATGGCCGTGTACGGCCTCGCGTGCGTGTTCCTCTACCTCGTGCCGGCCGTCGTCTTCCTGCTGCCGACCGCGCTGGTCTCCGCCGAGCTCGCCTCCGGCTGGAGCGGCGGCGTCTACCGCTGGGTGGCCGAGGGGCTCTCCAAGCCGCTGGGCTTCCTCGCGGTGTGGTGCCAGTTCGCGATGACGATCTTCTACTACCCGAGCCTGCTGGCGTTCGTGGCCTCGACCATCGCGTACGTCATCGATCCCTCGCTCGCCTCCAACGGCGTCTACACCGCGATCGTGATCATGGTGCTGTACTGGACCGGCGTCTGGGTCTCCTCGCGCGGCATGAAGGCCCTGGCCGGGCTGTCGAGCTGGGGCCTGGTCATCGGCACCCTGGTCCCCGGCACGGTCCTCGTCGTCCTCGGCATGGTCTTCCTCGGCCAGGGCAACCCGTCGGCCGCGCCCATGAACGCCGGCCACCTGCTGCCGCAGTGGACCGGACTCGCGAGCCTCGTCCTGATCGTCAACAACTTCCTGTCGTACTCCGGCATGGAGATGAACGCGGTGCACGTCTCCTCGCTGAAGGACCCGGCGAAGGAGTACCCGAAGTCGATGTTCCTGGCGATGGGCCTGGTGCTGCTGATCTTCATCCTGCCCGCGCTCGCCATCAGCTGGGTCGTCCCCGCGGACCAGCTCAGCCTCACGGCCGGCGTCATGCAGGCCTTCGACGCGTTCTTCTCGTACTTCGGCGTGGGGTGGATGACCCCGATCGCCGCCGTCATGCTGATCTCCGCCTCGCTCGGCGGCATGCTGACCTGGCTGGCCGGCCCGTCCAAGGGCCTCCTGGAGATCTCCCGCAGCGAGGGCTACCTGCCGCCGTTCCTGCAGAGGCTGAACAAGTTCGGCATCCAGCAGAACATCCTGGTCACCCAGGGCGTCGTGACCTCGGTCATCGCCCTCATGTACGCGCTGATCCCGAACGTCTCCAGCGTCTACTGGATCTTCTCGACCATCACCACCCAGGTCTACCTCATCGTCTACCTGCTGATGTTCGTGGCCGCGATGCGGCTGCGGAGGAACAAGCCCGACCACCCGCGCGGCTACCGCGTGCCGATGCTCGGCCTGGTCTGCACCGTAGGCCTGGTGGCCTCGCTGGCGGCGATGGCGATCGGCTTCGTGCCGCCCTCGCAGTTCGGCGGCAGCAGCGTGCTCGCGTACGTCCTGTTCATCGCGTGCGGACTCCTGGTGCTCGGCCTCCTCATCCCCTGGATCTTCCTGAAGGTCCGCAAGCCCAGCTGGCGCACGGCAGCGGCCACCGGCGGCGAGGGCGCCAGCGAGGGAGACGCGTCATGA